In Arsenicicoccus sp. oral taxon 190, the following are encoded in one genomic region:
- a CDS encoding ABC transporter ATP-binding protein produces the protein MAEPILVAKDLVKHYPIRGGLLRQTTGHVKAVDGVSFELLKGETLGIVGESGCGKSTLGRLIMRLEEPTSGSLSFDGIDMYAQSGSAMRKLRRDIQIVFQDPYTSLNPRKTVGDIIGEPFEIHPDVVPKGGRRKAVQDLLDLVGLNPEHINRYPHQFSGGQRQRIGIARGIALNPKVLICDEPVSALDVSVQAQVVNLMEKLQNELGLSYVFIAHDLSVVRHISDRVGVMYLGKMVELGTEDEIYERTTHPYTQALMSAVPVPDPTLRGKREQIVLQGDVPSPANPPSGCRFHTRCWKAQEVCTTEVPEFVDRPDGFAGHRSACHFPEVLVATGAEVDSDLPGGSGDGATRAETSHGGLGGLIHKVADKVGLGDPADDPDQQSARSFRPNTGDRGDVREARSIADNANKQQGW, from the coding sequence ATGGCTGAGCCGATCCTCGTCGCCAAGGACCTCGTCAAGCACTACCCCATCCGCGGCGGTCTGCTCCGCCAGACGACGGGTCACGTCAAGGCCGTCGACGGCGTCTCGTTCGAGCTCCTCAAGGGCGAGACGCTGGGCATCGTGGGTGAGTCCGGCTGCGGCAAGTCCACGCTGGGTCGCCTCATCATGCGGCTGGAGGAGCCCACCTCGGGCAGCCTCAGCTTCGACGGCATCGACATGTACGCCCAGTCCGGGTCGGCGATGCGCAAGCTGCGCCGCGACATCCAGATCGTCTTCCAGGACCCCTACACCTCGCTCAACCCGCGCAAGACGGTCGGCGACATCATCGGGGAGCCCTTCGAGATCCACCCGGACGTGGTGCCCAAGGGCGGCCGGCGCAAGGCGGTGCAGGACCTGCTGGACCTGGTCGGTCTCAACCCCGAGCACATCAACCGCTACCCGCACCAGTTCTCGGGCGGTCAGCGGCAGCGCATCGGCATCGCCCGCGGCATCGCGCTCAACCCCAAGGTGCTGATCTGCGACGAGCCGGTCTCCGCCCTGGACGTGTCGGTGCAGGCGCAGGTCGTCAACCTGATGGAGAAGCTGCAGAACGAGCTCGGCCTGTCCTACGTCTTCATCGCCCACGACCTGTCCGTGGTGCGGCACATCTCCGACCGCGTCGGCGTCATGTACCTCGGCAAGATGGTCGAGCTGGGCACCGAGGACGAGATCTACGAGCGGACCACGCACCCCTACACCCAGGCGTTGATGTCTGCGGTGCCGGTGCCGGACCCCACGCTGCGCGGCAAGCGCGAGCAGATCGTGCTGCAGGGCGACGTGCCCTCGCCGGCCAACCCGCCGTCGGGGTGCCGCTTCCACACCCGCTGCTGGAAGGCTCAGGAGGTCTGTACGACCGAGGTCCCCGAGTTCGTCGACCGTCCCGACGGGTTCGCCGGCCACCGCTCGGCCTGCCACTTCCCCGAGGTGCTCGTCGCGACGGGCGCCGAGGTCGACTCGGACCTGCCGGGCGGCTCGGGCGACGGGGCGACCCGGGCCGAGACCAGCCACGGCGGCCTCGGCGGCCTGATCCACAAGGTCGCCGACAAGGTGGGCCTCGGTGACCCTGCCGACGATCCCGACCAGCAGTCCGCCCGCAGCTTCCGGCCCAACACCGGGGACCGCGGCGACGTGCGGGAGGCGCGCTCGATCGCCGACAACGCCAACAAGCAGCAGGGCTGGTAG
- a CDS encoding ABC transporter ATP-binding protein, giving the protein MTTTTHKARHARDAEATPSAYQPVDGRLLDVEDLHVEFHTDDGIARAINGVDFTLDQGETLAILGESGSGKSVTAQAVMGILDMPPAKIPRGSVRYCGQELLTMPEDRRRHVRGPEISMIFQDALSSLNPVFPVGWQIAEMFRQHRGMNKSDALDHAVRLMERVQIPAAKERVKSFPHQFSGGMRQRIMIAMAIALDPAVLIADEPTTALDVTVQAQIMRLLGELQEERQMGLILITHDLGVVADVADRIAVMYAGRIVEQADVYELYRKPAHPYTKGLLESIPRLDQKGETLSAIGGLPPNLLRIPPGCAFNPRCRYAQDICRQERPELLEAAPGRLSACHFSQEVLHG; this is encoded by the coding sequence ATGACCACCACGACCCACAAGGCGCGCCATGCGCGCGACGCCGAGGCGACCCCGTCGGCATACCAGCCCGTCGACGGGCGCCTGCTCGACGTGGAGGACCTGCACGTCGAGTTCCACACCGACGACGGCATCGCCCGCGCCATCAACGGCGTTGACTTCACCCTCGACCAGGGTGAGACGCTCGCGATCCTCGGCGAGTCCGGCTCCGGCAAGTCCGTGACGGCCCAGGCCGTCATGGGCATCCTGGACATGCCGCCGGCCAAGATCCCCCGCGGCTCGGTGCGCTACTGCGGCCAGGAGCTGCTGACCATGCCGGAGGACCGGCGTCGGCACGTGCGGGGCCCCGAGATCTCGATGATCTTCCAGGACGCCCTGAGCTCGCTCAACCCGGTCTTCCCGGTGGGCTGGCAGATCGCGGAGATGTTCCGCCAGCACCGCGGGATGAACAAGTCGGACGCCCTGGACCACGCCGTGCGCCTGATGGAGCGCGTGCAGATCCCGGCGGCCAAGGAGCGCGTGAAGTCCTTCCCCCACCAGTTCTCCGGGGGCATGCGCCAGCGCATCATGATCGCCATGGCCATCGCGCTCGACCCGGCGGTCCTCATCGCTGACGAGCCGACCACGGCGCTGGACGTGACCGTGCAGGCACAGATCATGCGGCTGCTGGGTGAGCTGCAGGAGGAGCGCCAGATGGGCCTCATCCTCATCACCCACGACCTGGGCGTCGTCGCCGACGTGGCCGACCGCATCGCGGTCATGTATGCCGGCCGCATCGTCGAGCAGGCCGACGTCTACGAGCTCTACCGCAAGCCGGCCCACCCCTACACCAAGGGCCTGCTGGAGTCGATCCCCCGCCTGGACCAGAAGGGCGAGACGCTGTCCGCCATCGGCGGCCTGCCGCCCAACCTGTTGCGCATCCCGCCGGGCTGCGCGTTCAACCCGCGCTGCCGCTACGCCCAGGACATCTGCCGGCAGGAGCGTCCCGAGCTGCTCGAGGCGGCCCCGGGCCGGTTGTCCGCGTGCCACTTCTCCCAGGAGGTGCTCCATGGCTGA
- a CDS encoding ABC transporter permease encodes MTDATTATVAVSETAPGPQHGSGDNEVRSLWSDAWRQLRKNPLFWISAVLIVLFVLMAVLPQLFTRIDPNSGSLRHVRESWSGDHWFGTDKQGRDIYARTVYGARASIIVGLLTTVCTTLVGGTLGILAGYLGGWLDALLMRVTDIFFAIPMLLGGILFMASFPSDANTGYWSVVGKVVLVMTVFGWPGIARLMRSSVLQVKSLEYVQAARALGARPGRIILGHILPNAVAPVIVVATINLGAYIATEAALSFLGIGLVPPTISWGVAISDALDTVRTSPHILLFPSLFLSLAVLAFILLGDAVRDALDPKTR; translated from the coding sequence ATGACTGACGCCACCACCGCCACCGTCGCGGTCTCCGAGACCGCCCCCGGACCCCAGCACGGCTCCGGCGACAACGAGGTGCGTTCGCTGTGGTCGGACGCCTGGCGCCAGCTGCGCAAGAACCCGCTCTTCTGGATCTCCGCCGTCCTGATCGTGCTCTTCGTGCTGATGGCCGTGCTGCCCCAGCTCTTCACCCGGATCGACCCCAACAGCGGCTCGCTGCGGCACGTCCGTGAGTCCTGGAGCGGCGACCACTGGTTCGGCACCGACAAGCAGGGGCGGGACATCTACGCCCGCACCGTCTACGGCGCCCGCGCCTCCATCATCGTGGGTCTGCTCACCACGGTCTGCACCACCCTGGTCGGCGGCACCCTGGGCATCCTCGCCGGCTACCTCGGCGGCTGGCTCGACGCCCTGCTCATGCGCGTGACCGACATCTTCTTCGCCATCCCGATGCTGCTCGGCGGCATCCTCTTCATGGCGTCCTTCCCGTCGGACGCCAACACGGGCTACTGGTCCGTGGTGGGCAAGGTCGTCCTTGTCATGACGGTCTTCGGCTGGCCGGGCATCGCCCGGCTGATGCGCTCCTCGGTGCTGCAGGTCAAGTCGCTGGAGTACGTCCAGGCCGCTCGCGCCCTGGGCGCCCGGCCGGGCCGGATCATCCTCGGCCACATCCTGCCCAACGCCGTGGCCCCGGTGATCGTCGTCGCGACCATCAACCTGGGTGCGTACATCGCCACGGAGGCCGCCCTGTCCTTCCTCGGCATCGGGCTCGTGCCGCCGACGATCTCGTGGGGTGTCGCGATCTCCGACGCGCTCGACACCGTGCGCACGTCGCCGCACATCCTGCTCTTCCCCAGCCTGTTCCTGAGCCTCGCGGTCCTGGCCTTCATCCTGCTGGGTGACGCCGTCCGTGACGCCCTGGACCCCAAGACGCGATGA
- a CDS encoding ABC transporter permease, whose amino-acid sequence MTKYVIRRILQMIPVLIGATFLIFAMVFALPGDPTEGKCGERPCSAAYVEKFRAEHNLNDPLVVQYGKYMGKLAKGDLGKNFYDMPVAQDLSSRYLVTTKLAAIAILFEIVIGLVAGVLAGIRKGKFIDNLVMVSTLVAISIPSFVIGSTLQYLLGVRFRWFPVTAANNPTLYDLILPGFVLGSLSIAYVARLMRTNLVENLRADYVRTAISKGLTRQRAIGLHAMRNSLIPVITFLGADFGGLLGGAIITERIFNIRGVGGYIFTGIHNRDGIAVVSAVTMLVLVFLVVNLLIDLLYGLLDPRISHD is encoded by the coding sequence GTGACCAAGTACGTCATCCGCCGGATCCTGCAGATGATTCCGGTGCTCATCGGCGCCACGTTCTTGATCTTCGCGATGGTGTTCGCCCTGCCGGGCGACCCCACCGAGGGCAAGTGCGGTGAGCGCCCCTGCTCCGCGGCCTACGTCGAGAAGTTCCGCGCCGAGCACAACCTCAACGACCCGCTGGTCGTCCAGTACGGCAAGTACATGGGCAAGCTGGCCAAGGGCGACCTCGGCAAGAACTTCTACGACATGCCCGTGGCGCAGGACCTGTCCTCCCGCTACCTGGTGACGACCAAGCTCGCGGCGATCGCCATCCTCTTCGAGATCGTGATCGGTCTGGTCGCCGGTGTGCTCGCCGGCATCCGCAAGGGGAAGTTCATCGACAACCTCGTCATGGTCTCGACCCTCGTGGCGATCTCGATCCCGTCCTTCGTCATCGGCTCGACCCTGCAGTACCTCCTGGGCGTGCGGTTCCGGTGGTTCCCCGTGACCGCGGCCAACAACCCGACCCTCTACGACCTGATCCTGCCCGGCTTCGTGCTCGGGTCGTTGTCGATCGCGTACGTCGCCCGCCTGATGCGCACCAACCTGGTGGAGAACCTCCGCGCCGACTACGTCCGGACCGCGATCTCCAAGGGTCTGACCCGCCAGCGGGCCATCGGCCTGCACGCGATGCGCAACTCGCTCATCCCGGTGATCACCTTCCTGGGGGCCGACTTCGGTGGCCTCCTCGGCGGCGCCATCATCACCGAGCGCATCTTCAACATCCGCGGGGTCGGCGGCTACATCTTCACCGGCATCCACAACCGCGATGGCATCGCGGTCGTGTCGGCCGTGACGATGCTGGTGCTGGTCTTCCTCGTCGTCAACCTGCTCATCGACCTGCTCTACGGCCTGCTCGACCCGAGGATCAGCCATGACTGA
- a CDS encoding peptide ABC transporter substrate-binding protein, with protein sequence MRATTRLTLTATLSATAVLLTACGGGSTDNGSSGNGSAAGKSGGQISVRGCNPENPLIPGATTETCGGDVLDTVTARLVHYNVDTAKPENDIAESIETTDNQNFTVKLKKGYKFSDGTEVKAKNFVDAWNYTALSTNAQGASYFMEPIEGFADLQAEKDQQPKAKTMSGLKVVDDYTFTIKTTDKVSNLPERLGYTAFAPLPDVFMKDPKAFGDKPVGAGPYMVDSWTKNQSIVVKKNPNYSGNNKGALDQITFKIYQDSQAAYNDVMAGNLDVTDEVPSSAINSDKYKSDLPDRNAQKEYGGIATMTFASAKADPSVQNPKLRQAISMAVDRDAIIKSQFNGTRTPATGWVATTVNGYKADACGEYCKFDAAKAKAKLQEAGGFTGKLTLSYNADASHKDWTEATCQSIKEALSIDCVATPVVDFKTFRTQVKKREMKGLFRTGWQMDYPSIENFLTPIFATGASSNDGDYSNKAFDAKLKEAAAATDSAKANELYQEAEKMLATDMPSIPLWYPKATIGWSDKVTNVKISAFGKPDYAGIKMK encoded by the coding sequence ATGCGAGCCACCACTCGCCTCACCCTCACCGCGACCCTGTCCGCGACGGCCGTGCTGCTCACGGCGTGCGGCGGCGGCTCGACGGACAACGGCAGCTCGGGAAACGGCAGCGCCGCCGGCAAGTCCGGCGGTCAGATCTCGGTCCGCGGGTGCAACCCCGAGAACCCCCTGATCCCCGGCGCCACCACCGAGACCTGTGGCGGCGACGTCCTGGACACCGTCACGGCCCGCCTGGTGCACTACAACGTCGACACGGCCAAGCCGGAGAACGACATCGCCGAGTCGATCGAGACGACCGACAACCAGAACTTCACGGTCAAGCTGAAGAAGGGCTACAAGTTCTCCGACGGCACCGAGGTCAAGGCCAAGAACTTCGTCGACGCGTGGAACTACACCGCCCTGTCGACCAACGCCCAGGGCGCGTCCTACTTCATGGAGCCCATCGAGGGCTTCGCCGACCTGCAGGCCGAGAAGGACCAGCAGCCGAAGGCCAAGACGATGTCCGGTCTGAAGGTCGTCGACGACTACACCTTCACCATCAAGACCACGGACAAGGTCTCCAACCTGCCCGAGCGTCTCGGCTACACGGCCTTCGCGCCGCTGCCCGACGTGTTCATGAAGGACCCGAAGGCCTTCGGCGACAAGCCCGTCGGCGCCGGCCCCTACATGGTCGACTCCTGGACCAAGAACCAGTCGATCGTCGTCAAGAAGAACCCGAACTACTCGGGCAACAACAAGGGCGCCCTGGACCAGATCACCTTCAAGATCTACCAGGACTCCCAGGCCGCCTACAACGACGTCATGGCCGGCAACCTGGACGTGACCGACGAGGTCCCGAGCTCGGCGATCAACAGCGACAAGTACAAGTCGGACCTGCCGGACCGCAACGCCCAGAAGGAGTACGGCGGCATCGCCACGATGACCTTCGCCTCCGCCAAGGCCGACCCGTCGGTGCAGAACCCCAAGCTGCGCCAGGCGATCTCGATGGCCGTCGACCGGGACGCCATCATCAAGTCGCAGTTCAACGGCACCCGCACCCCGGCGACCGGCTGGGTCGCGACGACGGTCAACGGCTACAAGGCCGACGCCTGCGGTGAGTACTGCAAGTTCGACGCCGCCAAGGCCAAGGCCAAGCTGCAGGAGGCCGGCGGCTTCACCGGCAAGCTGACGCTCTCCTACAACGCGGACGCCTCCCACAAGGACTGGACCGAGGCCACCTGCCAGTCGATCAAGGAGGCGCTGTCCATCGACTGCGTCGCCACCCCGGTCGTGGACTTCAAGACCTTCCGCACGCAGGTCAAGAAGCGCGAGATGAAGGGTCTGTTCCGCACCGGCTGGCAGATGGACTACCCGTCGATCGAGAACTTCCTCACCCCGATCTTCGCGACCGGCGCGTCGTCCAACGACGGTGACTACTCCAACAAGGCCTTCGACGCCAAGCTGAAGGAGGCCGCGGCGGCGACCGACTCCGCCAAGGCCAACGAGCTGTACCAGGAGGCCGAGAAGATGCTGGCCACCGACATGCCGTCGATCCCGCTGTGGTACCCCAAGGCCACCATCGGCTGGTCCGACAAGGTCACCAACGTCAAGATCTCCGCGTTCGGCAAGCCGGACTACGCGGGCATCAAGATGAAGTGA
- a CDS encoding replication-associated recombination protein A has product MCAVDAPDLFSDGAPSGGAGLPPLAVRMRPRSLDEVRGQTAALRPGSPLRRLIEGHQGAVGPLSAILWGPPGTGKTTLAHLVATAAGRRFVELSAITAGVKDVRRVVDEAVRERDLYDRTTVLFLDEIHRFTKAQQDALLPAVENRLVVLVAATTENPSFSIIAPLLSRSVLVTLESLTDVEVGQVLDQAIADERGLGGAFALEAPAREHVIRISGGDARRALTALEGAAGVALGDEPAGAAHDAPVAITSAHVEQAVEKAVVRYDKTGDQHYDVASALIKSMRGSDVDAALHYLARMLEAGEDPRFIARRVVIAASEDVGMADPTALQTAVAAMHAVAQIGMPEARIILAQAVVHNALAPKSNAAYTGINEAIADVRSGRGGAVPPHLRGSGYAGAAKLGHGAGYVYPHALADGVAAQQYLPSDLDGAADYYRPTRRGFEERLAQRWEWLRRVLHDR; this is encoded by the coding sequence ATGTGCGCCGTGGACGCTCCCGACCTCTTCAGCGACGGCGCTCCCTCCGGCGGGGCGGGGCTGCCGCCGCTCGCGGTCCGGATGCGCCCGCGCTCCCTGGACGAGGTGCGGGGCCAGACGGCGGCGCTGCGCCCGGGCAGCCCGCTGCGTCGCCTCATCGAGGGGCACCAGGGCGCCGTCGGGCCGCTGTCCGCCATCCTGTGGGGGCCTCCCGGCACCGGCAAGACGACGCTGGCCCACCTGGTCGCGACCGCGGCGGGGCGGCGGTTCGTCGAGCTGTCGGCGATCACCGCGGGGGTCAAGGACGTGCGGCGGGTCGTGGACGAGGCGGTGCGCGAGCGCGACCTCTACGACCGCACCACCGTGCTCTTCCTCGACGAGATCCACCGCTTCACCAAGGCCCAGCAGGACGCGCTGCTCCCCGCGGTCGAGAACCGCCTCGTCGTGCTCGTCGCCGCCACAACCGAGAACCCGTCGTTCTCCATCATCGCGCCGCTGCTGTCGCGCTCGGTCCTGGTCACCCTCGAGTCCCTGACGGACGTCGAGGTCGGTCAGGTGCTCGACCAGGCGATCGCCGACGAGCGGGGGCTGGGTGGCGCCTTCGCCCTCGAGGCGCCGGCCCGGGAGCACGTCATACGGATCAGCGGGGGAGACGCGCGGCGCGCGCTGACCGCGCTGGAGGGGGCCGCGGGGGTGGCGCTCGGCGACGAGCCCGCCGGCGCGGCCCACGACGCACCCGTGGCGATCACGAGCGCCCACGTGGAGCAGGCCGTGGAGAAGGCCGTCGTCCGCTACGACAAGACCGGCGACCAGCACTACGACGTGGCGTCCGCCCTGATCAAGTCGATGCGCGGCTCGGACGTCGACGCGGCGCTGCACTACCTGGCGCGGATGCTCGAGGCGGGGGAGGACCCCAGGTTCATCGCTCGCCGCGTGGTCATCGCCGCCTCCGAGGACGTCGGTATGGCGGACCCCACCGCCCTGCAGACCGCCGTGGCAGCGATGCACGCCGTCGCCCAGATCGGCATGCCCGAGGCGCGGATCATCCTGGCGCAGGCCGTGGTCCACAACGCGCTTGCCCCCAAGTCCAACGCGGCCTACACCGGCATCAACGAGGCCATCGCCGACGTGCGCTCGGGTCGGGGCGGAGCCGTGCCACCGCACCTGCGCGGCTCGGGCTACGCCGGCGCGGCCAAGCTCGGTCACGGCGCCGGCTATGTCTACCCGCACGCCCTGGCCGACGGGGTCGCCGCCCAGCAGTACCTCCCGAGCGACCTCGACGGCGCCGCCGACTACTACCGCCCGACACGGCGGGGCTTCGAGGAGCGCCTGGCGCAGCGGTGGGAGTGGCTCCGGCGGGTCCTGCACGACCGGTGA
- a CDS encoding ABC transporter permease has product MLIYVLRRLANYLVMIFVTTTIAYFAAVSFLKPDVPMLLATPRPTPESVRTRLASYDLDPQLSAVERYWQWLQGVVLHWDWGRSPNGQRLSEEFVTRALVSGRLVFLSMVLSIVIGIALGIYTASRQYRVGDKAVTYLSYFIQTIPAPVLYLVVQMGGIKVNETSGQRIFYVSGISSAEGTDGFWAGVVDQVQHLVLPTLALTILGYVGYQLLQRSLLLDNIGADYVRTARAKGLTKAQAVRKHALRTSFIPVAQTIAFAVPSIFAGTFIIETVFAWQGLGRYTLDAITRTQDVNVTVASMAFGGLLFAIGAIIADISVAVVDPRVRVS; this is encoded by the coding sequence ATGCTGATCTACGTCCTGCGGCGCCTCGCCAACTATCTGGTCATGATCTTCGTGACGACCACGATCGCCTACTTCGCGGCCGTGAGCTTCCTCAAGCCCGACGTCCCGATGCTGCTGGCGACGCCGAGACCCACGCCGGAGTCCGTGCGCACCCGCCTCGCCAGCTACGACCTCGACCCCCAGCTCAGCGCGGTCGAGCGCTACTGGCAATGGCTTCAGGGGGTCGTCCTGCACTGGGACTGGGGGCGCAGTCCCAACGGGCAACGGCTCAGCGAGGAGTTCGTGACCCGAGCCCTGGTGTCCGGCCGCCTGGTGTTCCTGTCCATGGTGCTGTCGATCGTGATCGGGATCGCGCTGGGGATCTACACCGCGTCACGGCAGTACCGCGTCGGCGACAAGGCGGTCACCTATCTTTCCTACTTCATCCAGACCATCCCGGCGCCGGTGCTGTACCTGGTCGTTCAGATGGGCGGCATCAAGGTCAACGAGACGAGCGGCCAGCGCATCTTCTACGTCAGTGGGATCTCCAGCGCCGAAGGGACCGACGGGTTCTGGGCAGGAGTGGTGGACCAGGTGCAGCACCTCGTCCTGCCCACGCTGGCGTTGACCATCCTCGGGTATGTCGGTTACCAGCTGCTGCAGCGGTCCCTGCTGCTCGACAACATCGGCGCGGACTACGTGCGCACCGCCCGCGCCAAGGGCCTGACCAAGGCCCAGGCAGTGCGCAAGCACGCCCTGCGCACCTCCTTCATCCCCGTGGCGCAGACCATCGCCTTCGCCGTGCCCAGCATCTTCGCCGGCACCTTCATCATCGAGACCGTTTTCGCCTGGCAGGGGCTCGGCCGCTACACGCTGGACGCGATCACGCGGACCCAGGACGTCAACGTCACGGTGGCCAGCATGGCTTTCGGGGGCCTGCTCTTCGCAATCGGCGCCATCATCGCGGACATCTCCGTGGCGGTCGTGGACCCGCGAGTGAGGGTGAGCTGA
- a CDS encoding ABC transporter permease, protein MTDQPRGRDRVDTTPGRLASDPTVSVTDPTGKEDVLAAHAGTLANAGSNPVGPGPGAVLDAAATEGDVAITGKASLILRRLLRNKGAVIGLVMLLVALLFSVLGNLPNKWQYDDQDLLNIGMPPSPDHWFGTNVGGVDLYAMIVRGTGKSLMIAAVVGVVAPIIAAIYGTAIAFWGGRREKAGMWLLDMLLLMPTFLLIAVFMGQFGGNALVLAVLLTLLGWMGMARVIRATTQSLREREFVQAARYMGVSDLQIIRRHIIPNIGSYLILQIVLGTFGAIILETALSFLGVGVRPPDVSLGMLIGQSSSQLSGYPWMFWAPTLALQWITVALALVGDGMRDALDPNSKSGGTA, encoded by the coding sequence ATGACCGACCAGCCCCGCGGCCGAGACCGCGTCGACACCACCCCCGGTCGGCTGGCATCCGACCCCACCGTCTCCGTGACCGACCCGACGGGCAAGGAGGACGTCCTCGCGGCTCATGCCGGCACGCTGGCGAACGCCGGCTCCAACCCGGTAGGCCCTGGACCCGGCGCGGTCCTGGACGCGGCCGCCACCGAGGGTGACGTTGCCATCACAGGCAAGGCGTCCCTGATCCTCAGGAGGCTGCTGCGCAACAAGGGCGCCGTGATCGGGCTCGTGATGCTGCTGGTCGCGCTGCTCTTCTCGGTGCTCGGCAACCTGCCCAACAAGTGGCAGTACGACGACCAGGACCTGCTCAACATCGGTATGCCCCCGTCACCGGACCACTGGTTCGGGACCAACGTCGGCGGGGTCGACCTCTACGCCATGATCGTGCGCGGGACCGGCAAGTCGCTCATGATCGCGGCCGTCGTGGGCGTCGTCGCCCCGATCATCGCTGCTATCTACGGCACCGCCATCGCTTTCTGGGGCGGCAGGCGCGAGAAGGCGGGCATGTGGCTGCTGGACATGCTCCTGCTCATGCCGACCTTCTTGCTCATCGCAGTCTTCATGGGGCAGTTCGGGGGCAACGCGCTCGTCCTCGCGGTGCTGCTGACCCTGCTCGGCTGGATGGGGATGGCCCGCGTGATCCGCGCGACCACCCAGTCGTTGCGAGAGCGGGAGTTCGTCCAGGCCGCGCGCTACATGGGGGTCTCCGACCTGCAGATCATCCGTCGACACATCATCCCCAACATCGGCTCCTACCTGATCCTGCAGATCGTCCTCGGAACCTTCGGAGCGATCATCCTCGAGACCGCGCTGTCCTTCCTCGGCGTCGGCGTCCGTCCCCCGGACGTGTCCCTCGGCATGCTCATCGGCCAGTCGTCGAGCCAGCTGTCCGGCTACCCGTGGATGTTCTGGGCGCCCACCCTGGCGCTGCAGTGGATCACGGTCGCGCTCGCCCTGGTGGGCGACGGCATGCGGGACGCACTCGACCCCAACTCGAAGTCAGGTGGCACGGCATGA